A stretch of Acidobacteriota bacterium DNA encodes these proteins:
- a CDS encoding tetratricopeptide repeat protein — translation MTESKNDTLDALWGHGEDSPERRQAFQYFEKAYRFQMEGKLDEAIECYEKSIARYPTAEAHTFLGWTYSFKGDLDRAIAECLNAIEVDPDFGNPYNDIGAYLIEKEDPYSAIPWLKKAMVAKRYECYYYPHYNLGRVREMQRRWLDALHEYDAALDYYPDYESAIKAIRRVQGKVN, via the coding sequence ATGACTGAATCAAAGAACGATACCCTGGATGCATTATGGGGGCACGGGGAAGATTCACCCGAACGTCGCCAGGCTTTTCAATACTTTGAAAAGGCATACCGTTTCCAGATGGAAGGGAAGCTGGACGAAGCGATTGAATGTTATGAAAAATCAATCGCCCGCTACCCAACCGCCGAAGCCCACACTTTTCTGGGGTGGACCTATAGTTTTAAAGGCGACCTTGACCGCGCGATTGCCGAATGCTTAAACGCGATTGAAGTTGACCCGGATTTTGGGAATCCCTATAACGACATCGGCGCCTATCTGATTGAAAAGGAAGATCCTTATTCGGCCATTCCGTGGTTGAAAAAAGCCATGGTGGCTAAACGATATGAATGCTATTACTACCCACATTATAATCTTGGGCGAGTGCGGGAAATGCAGCGACGATGGCTGGATGCCCTTCACGAATATGATGCCGCGCTCGATTATTACCCCGACTATGAATCAGCGATTAAGGCCATTCGTCGGGTGCAGGGAAAAGTCAATTGA